A section of the Acipenser ruthenus chromosome 39, fAciRut3.2 maternal haplotype, whole genome shotgun sequence genome encodes:
- the LOC117397245 gene encoding dixin-like isoform X6 — MGAKQVKCLSSPSPTHSAKTESIASQSEEKGELPVFQSEEPESRAEEGVKSAGCPEEQAGGRGLCLDLSWEEQLVEQQEQLEKEMDEARKMISSLQALLLNGSLPEDDQEASFSLSDSGAALDEQLIIIRSRLDQSMEESQELKKELLRYKQESRNLQGVKDALQQRMAQQESSILQLRQELLRAGMGQDELHHQNVDLQRKVEERNRLLGDYKKELAQKDRLLQQQQSKLDEALRKLGEATHHKVDLQREVEHKDSLINELMTRQLDEHSGGLGGSQNNGYPQAVGKGAPSSSQRGADDLQLVRDALRSLRNSFSGHDPQHHTIDTLEQGIGSLMERLHMGEPHRRPGGKSPGHRAAAHTERDSWPHSSKMLHSHSSPALSSSASTKVLYFTDRSLTPFMVNIPKRLGEVTLRDFKAAVEREGNYRYHFKALDPEFGTVKEEVFHDGDVVPGWEGKIVAWVEEDHGDSR; from the exons ATGGGAGCCAAGCAGGTCAAATG tctcagcTCACCCAGTCCAACACACTCTGCAAAAACAGAGTCCATCGCAAGCCAATCAGAAGAGAAGGGGGAGCTGCCGGTCTTCCAATCAGAAGAGCCGGAGAGCCGAGCAG AAGAGGGAGTGAAGTCTGCAGGATGTCCAGAGGAGCAGGCAGGGGGGCGGGGGCTCTGTCTGGACCTCTCCTGGGAGGAGCAGCTTGTGGAGCAGCAGGAGCAGCTGGAGAAGGAGATGGACGAGGCTCGGAAGATGATCTCGAGCCTGCAG GCCCTGCTTCTGAACGGATCCCTACCTGAGGACGACCAGGAGGCCTCCTTCTCCCTCTCAGACAGTGGAGCAGCCCTGGATGAGCAGCTG ATTATAATCCGCAGCAGGCTGGATCAGAGCATGGAGGAGTCCCAGGAACTCAAG AAAGAGCTGCTGAGATACAAGCAGGAGAGCAGGAACCTGCAGGGAGTCAAG GACGCTCTGCAGCAGAGAATGGCCCAACAGGAGAGCTCGATTCTACAGCTGAGACAGGAGCTGCTGAGGGCAGGCATGGGCCAGGATGAGCTTCACCACCAGAac GTGGACTTGCAGAGGAAAGTGGAGGAGAGGAACAGACTTCTGGGGGACTACAAG AAGGAGCTGGCTCAGAAGGATCGGCTgctgcagcaacagcagagcAAACTGGACGAGGCTCTGCGCAAACTGGGAGAGGCCACACATCACAAG GTGGACCTGCAGAGGGAGGTGGAGCACAAGGACAGCCTGATTAACGAGCTAATGACCAGACAGCTTGACGAG CACTCCGGAGGTCTGGGCGGCTCTCAGAACAATGGTTACCCCCAGGCTGTGGGGAAAGGAGCCCCGTCTTCATCGCAAAGAGGG GCTGACGACCTGCAGTTGGTTCGGGACGCCCTGCGCAGTCTGAGGAACAGCTTCAGCGGACACGACCCCCAGCACCACACCATAGACACCCTGGAGCAGGGCATCGGCAGCCTGATGGAGAGACTGCACATGGGGGAGCCACACAGGAGG cctggaGGAAAGTCTCCTGGTCACAGAGCCGCCGCACACACGGAGCGGGACTCCTGGCCTCACAGCTCCA AAATGCTTCACTCTCACAGCAGCCCGGCTCTCAGCAGCTCTGCCTCCACTAAAGTGCTGTATTTCACAGACCGCTCCCTCACTCCCTTCATGGTCAATATCCCAAAGAG GCTGGGGGAGGTCACTCTAAGAGACTTCAAGGCAGCAGTGGAACGTGAAGGAAACTATAGGTATCATTTCAAAGCTCTGGACCCGGAGTTCGGCACAGTGAAAGAAGAG GTTTTCCACGATGGAGACGTCGTCCCGGGCTGGGAGGGGAAGATCGTGGCTTGGGTGGAggaggaccacggggacagcagatag